One genomic window of Ammospiza nelsoni isolate bAmmNel1 chromosome 4, bAmmNel1.pri, whole genome shotgun sequence includes the following:
- the LOC132072050 gene encoding uncharacterized protein LOC132072050, translating into MEASLTCAVCLSLLEEPVTLPLCSHNFCRGCVLECLASAEAARLQQLQRNPGRARLGRGAPGPGQGPGPSCARVPCPLCRKLCLLPRGGVAALPVNTTLAEVVKLYRSGAAGAATAGEAALGPKPGSDPLSLPAFGGSCQKHPSRPVQLYCRMCRQAGCGQCVSEEHQGIFHSVNLIDTVYQEEKLTFFSTLKQMRIMNEKLVNEISKRPNDADMTLKNDVEIIELKFGEIFKTLEVKKQQLLEDAGNQRSKKEKEFQIWKKMKETHKKTIDNFLKDCEKLVHECDPQCFLEVACGLNSRMKTQLDVMNIASNWEKPPVYIPKKIDIKSVVNEILALELTPVDAGIVPELPYEGNESSTLFKDTLKQWQDQKNIPNTFLPVTGQDEADGSRIPTRFMSISEMSAFQNMSHEELRYKYYMELQKLTNVFKTQSFPANKKYKFVTAEAFKDKSSGTSFVSSPTKANKTDKIKMGALQRGDGFEKGNSPGSSAHSIPSTSNDGLKLFHEGSGQEVSGVALSEASPDLLIKEKWPRQASAGTVSKEMNANSGTLLDLQPAATVAVTVSASESVDVSAGRPSGVPFTFSASNSSLPRFSKDRGTFSFKKQDKRCTFPQFYLGKCDKLDKTNNQDKYGPEAKNIVCDAPTSPNLVSPESEKPHILFPFGNSERDWFAGSEASNSCKVLPSSSFFTQSEKPSDKTLSHMKEKTPCAKEPGGCGTQKSSVLREQKPHTSESSTAVACGTSDANTGAGVNDVSKTPLLTNNCVFPLKSNFPLPSPVFSFGGILRNTSDLLTSSVFFSGNRTEKIDKEKMKSDKTLLNLGKPVTSECAEPSSLQSCPKCEGSCLPANSSENTESAERLGDGNTPCQPLCSGVLPVEYENASSSTQLPEATQQQKMVKDEEAVAENNCSCPRREDEPEPVQCQSTACSVPGACNDPSLGGSVLAVSETGEMLRDSTSDT; encoded by the exons ATGGAGGCGAGCCTGACGTGCGCCGTGTGCCTGTCGCTGTTGGAGGAGCCGGTGACGCTGCCGCTGTGCTCGCACAACTTCTGCCGGGGCTGCGTGCTGGAGTGCCTGGCCTCGGCTGAGGCCGCccgcctgcagcagctgcagcggAACCCGGGCCGGGCCCGTCTCGGCCGCGgggcgccggggccggggcagggccCGGGCCCGTCCTGCGCCCGGGTGCCTTGTCCTCTGTGCAggaagctgtgcctgctgccccGCGGCGGCGTGGCCGCCCTGCCCGTCAACACCACCCTGGCCGAGGTGGTCAAGCTCTACCGGTCCGGCGCGGCGGGCGCCGCCACGGCCGGGGAGGCGGCGCTGGGGCCGAAGCCGGGATCCGACCCGCTCTCCCTGCCGGCGTTCGGGGGAAGCTGCCAGAAACATCCGAGCCGGCCGGTGCAGCTCTACTGCCGCATGTGCCGGCAGGCGGGGTGCGGGCAGTGCGTCTCCGAGGAGCACCAGGGCATCTTCCACTCTGTCAACCTCATAGACACGGTGTaccaggaagaaaaa TTAACCTTCTTTAGCACTCTGAAACAAATGAGGATAATGAATGAGAAGCTGGTGAATGAGATCTCAAAACGACCTAATGATGCAGAT ATGACATTGAAAAACGATGTGGAGATAATTGAgctgaaatttggagaaatTTTCAAAACTCTAGAAGTGAAAAAACAGCAATTACTAGAAGATGCTGGAAATCAAAGAagtaaaaaagagaaggaatttcagatttggaagaaaatgaaagaaacgCACAAGAAGACCATTGATAATTTTTTGAAGGATTGTGAAAAGCTTGTCCATGAGTGTGATCCTCAGTGTTTCCTGGAG GTTGCCTGTGGCTTGAATTCAAG aatgAAAACTCAGCTTGATGTGATGAATATAGCATCCAACTGGGAAAAACCACCAGTGTATATACCAAAGAAGATAGATATCAAGTCTGTGGTTAATGAAATCTTAGCATTGGAGTTAACACCTGTCGATGCAGGCATTGTTCCAG AGCTGCCTTATGAAGGAAATGAGAGCTCAACTCTATTTAAAGATACCTTAAAGCAATGGCAGGACCAGAAGAATATACCCAACACATTTCTT cctGTAACAGGACAGGATGAAGCAGATGGTAGCAGGATCCCTACTCGCTTTATGTCAATATCAGAAATGTCAGCATTTCAAAATATGAGCCATGAG GAGCTACGTTACAAATACTATATGGAACTTCAGAAGCTCACCAATGTGTTTAAGACTCAAAGTTTCCCTGCAAACAAAAAGTATAAATTTGTAACTGCTGAGGCCTTCAAGGATAAGTCCTCAGGAACTTCTTTTGTATCTTCACCTACCAAAGCAAATAagacagataaaataaaaatgggagcCCTGCAAAGAGGAGATGGCTTTGAAAAAGGAAACTCTCCTGGAAGCAGTGCTCACAGCATCCCATCCACAAGTAATGATggcttaaaattatttcatgagGGAAGTGGCCAGGAAGTATCTGGTGTAGCTTTGTCAGAAGCCTCTCCAGACTtgttaattaaagaaaaatggcCAAGGCAGGCATCAGCAGGTACTGTTTCCAAGGAAATGAATGCAAATTCTGGCACTTTATTGGACTTACAACCAGCAGCAACAGTAGCTGTTACTGTTTCAGCTTCAGAATCTGTAGATGTTTCAGCAGGGAGACCTTCAGGTGTACCTTTTACTTTCAGTGCATCTAACAGCTCATTGCCAAGATTTAGTAAAGACAGAGgtacattttcctttaaaaagcaaGACAAGAGGTGTACTTTCCCTCAGTTTTATTTAGGGAAATGTGATAAGCTGGATAAAACCAATAACCAGGATAAATATGGTCCTGAAGCCAAGAACATAGTTTGTGATGCTCCAACAAGTCCTAATTTAGTCTCACCTGAAAGTGAGAAACCAcacattttgtttccctttggtAATTCAGAAAGAGATTGGTTTGCAGGATCGGAAGCTAGCAATTCATGTAAGGTGTTACCATCATCCTCATTTTTCACCCAATCTGAGAAGCCATCTGACAAAACATTATCtcacatgaaggaaaaaacacctTGTGCAAAGGAACCTGGAGGATGTGGTACACAGAAATCATCTGTCTTAAGGGAGCAAAAACCTCACACCTCAGAATCCAGCACAGCTGTAGCCTGTGGTACTTCAGACGCCAACACTGGAGCTGGGGTGAATGACGTCTCCAAGACCCCTCTTCTCACCAATAATTGTGTGTTTCCTTTGAAAAGTAACTTTCCATTGCCTTCACCAGTATTTTCATTTGGAGGCATTCTCAGAAATACCTCTGATTTGCTGActtcttctgtgtttttttctggaaacagaacagaaaaaattgaTAAGGAGAAGATGAAATCTGACAAAACACTTCTAAATCTAGGGAAACCCGTAACTTCAGAGTGTGCAGAGCCTTCTTCTCTTCAGAGCTGTCCAAAATGCGAAGGCTCATGTTTGCCAGCGAACTCATCTGAAAACACTGAAAGTGCAGAAAGGCTTGGTGATGGTAACACTCCTTGTCAGCCTTTATGTTCAGGAGTCCTTCCTGTTGAATATGAGAATGCCTCCTCCTCAACTCAACTCCCTGAAgcaacacaacaacaaaaaatggtAAAAGATGAAGAAGCTGTTGCTGAAAACAACTGTTCGTGTCCTAGAAGGGAGGATGAACCTGAGCCTGTACAGTGTCAGAGCACAGCTTGTTCTGTTCCTGGCGCGTGCAATGATCCATCTTTAGGAGGttctgtgcttgcagtaagTGAGACAGGAGAAATGCTAAGAGACAGCACTTCTGACACTTAG